CACTGATGCATCATGTCTGTCTCAGCAAACTGTTACATTTTCACTTATACAAGACAAATGGCACAAACCAGTGGATTGGGGAATATTTTTATGTACTTGTGTGCTTCTTGTAGGGCTGGACAGTGGCTTGGTTgctagcacttttgccttgcagctaaaagatccccgGTTGGTGTCCCAGGTGTtactcccacagtctaaaaacatgccgAGGTTAACTGATtcttctaaattgtctgtaggtgtgaatgtgagtgtgattgtttgtctctgtgcagtcctgtgatagactggtgacctgtccagggtgtgctTTGCCTTCACcttaaatcagctgggatagacttgagcctcctgcaaccctaatgacgattaagcagtgtatagataatagatggatggatgattctTATAGAATAAACGGGTTCATGTTCAGTTCACATAAGATATTCCACATTTATGAATTTATtccagtttttatttctttatattttttacgAAAGTTATCATGATTTGTCAGCTTTGTTGTCTGTGAAGGCCACTTTTTAACTTCTTCTAAATACTGGATGACATCAAAAAGTTTGGTTAACATTCAGGAACACAGTAAAAATCCTCAGCACACCATACAGCCTTAAAGCTAAGTGGTTACGGTACAAAACACACGGGTTCAAATCCACTCAGCAGGAAGTTGCTGGAATAATTCCTGTCTCGGGTCTATTAGCTGCATAGCATCAACTtgctttctttcctttctttctccactgcttttgaaataaaaggataaaaatgaatcttataaaaaagacacacaaaaacagggTTACATTACTGCATGAGCCAATACTACATTAAGATACACCaccgctcaaaagtttgaaGTCACTTGGCCGTGTCCTTactttggaaagaaaagcattttttttcaatgaggacaacattaaattaatcagaaacataCTCTAGACATTCTTCATGAAGTaaagactattctagctggaaatggctgatttttaatggaatatctccataggggtacagaggaacatttccagcaaccatcactcctgtgttctaatgctacattgtgttagctaattgtgttgaaaggctaactgatgattagaaaacccttgtgcaattatattagcacgtgaataaaagtgtgagttttcattgaaaactttaaattgTCTGGGAGACCCTCATTAGGGTTAAGTGTACTGGAGCTTTGAGCGGTTGTGTGCAGCCGTGGCATGCCGGCATGACTGGTGAGGTAAGCTGCATGGCTGAATGGGCTCCACTGTGTGAGCAGGCGGAGGCAGTGCCACTGGGAGCAGGCAGCAGGCCCGAGCCAACCTCTGAGTGAaggaggaaacaacacaaaggcTCACAGACAAAGGAGATTTCTTTCCCACTTTTCTGTCACTCCTCCTCAGACGGACGCTCTCTCCGGGCTGCAGTCAGAGACCACTGTGCACAATGATGTGAGGAGACTTTATCTGAAACTCTGCTCAGGATACCTTTTCATGAGTAGTAAGCTGTGCTGTTTTTCAGTTGCGCATTGTTCGTCTGCAGCCTCCAGCTCTGCACTTTGACCAGCATCATTAAATTGACTGAAATATTGActgagctgcaggttgctgaAGACAGGGCTGAGTACACTGCATTTTATAACCGGAGCAACCCACCCAGTTCTAGTCTGATGCTGCTACAGTCTGCCTTTCTAACTACAGCAGCCTAAAACAGTAGACACCCTTTGGAGCTGATGGCAAAAATAGTGTCTCAGAGCCTGCCTGCactgataaaaaatattttcttgtgaAAGATGCTGGGCTTACATGTATGTCTCTTCTGATTTGCAGTGTGTGGGATGCTCTAACTGACAACTACATCTCCACCTGGGACGGTGCAGACTCTGAGGGACTCAACGGCAATCTTTCTGATCAGGAGGTACATTCCACTCTTCGTTTTTCTCATCAGTTCAGATCTGGGAAATGTGTTGTTAGGCCTGGAAAATGCTATAgtctacattttcattttcagttagGGGGCTCTCCAAAACCTTTATTTACAAGTGTTTTAAAATctcatttctgtttctgcacaATCTACACCTGTTCCCTCCCTGTTCTGATGTCATTGTCTTGCATTTAGTCCACGTGTAACGGCTGTTTTTATCTGTCCTTTTAAAAACCTGAGAGGACAAAATTTGACATATCTCAAATCAGTGTTTACACTTGGCTCAGGTGAAGTTAAATACAAAGAAATGTCACATCCCCGTCTGGTTTTCCATCATTTGATCTGTTGATGTTCTTCCTGAACCGGCTGTATAACGCAACAAATCAGCTCCTAAGGTgaaataaattgcattttttggaaatttgcTGAATATTTTGATAAAAACCTGGCAACTggttgatgtaaaaaaaaaaaaaaaagctcaacaaTAAGAACGACAATATTAACAACAGAATCAGCCAGTGGGCCAGATGAATACATAGATACTGCAGTTATTAAATAATTTGCTTGTTGTTAGCTTGGTGTGTTTTCACTCCAAAACTAAATAAGAATTTCGATCAACAAACTGTACAATGTGATGGTAGATGGGTGGCATGAAACTGTGCTTCAGAACCATTACCCATAAATAGACAGCCAATTCTCTGACCTACTCTgatgtttatttacagattttatacTCAAATGAACATAGTGTTATTAAAACTGCTGAGGACTGACGCACAAAATGTGTTCACAACCCCTGAAAATAGCTCATAGCTCTCACAGTCATTCTTCCTTCTTTGCAGATATATAGGAGCGTGTTGAGGTTTAGTGGTTATCAGTCTGTCCACTAgtttattaatgtgtttttaaaaaaaattctgtgtttgcatgtcattatttttcaccTTGAGATGCCTAACTGGTTCATTCTTTCTGAGGCCTGATATCAGCTGACAATTGAAGTCATGCTTGACCAACCTTGACTGGTCTGCCGTTCAGCAGAGGTCTGCCTCTTCCTGCCCTCCCTTAATTGGCTGTCAGACACAACCGGACAGCAGACATTAGCAGTCTAGGCAATGTTTGGGATGGTCAAGCCAGAGCAGATGCTTTCACCCCACAGGGTGAGGGCTGTTACGGAAATCATCAGAGCGCTCATATTCAGCTACATCCTGCTTTCAGCCTAAGTTAACAGTGCGATACTGAAAGAGGCCTTAAATATTCAGCAGATGAAGAATCCTTCCCTCTTTCTGTGGATATGTGCTTAACATACTTATTTGTTTTGCCTTCTTCCACATTGCCTGTTAAGTGTTTGTTAAAGCATAGCTGCAAAATACATTTGCTTGGATTTGGGACACAGATTTTTAAGCAATCAACAAATGGGAAATCTCTCATTAACTGTGTCATATTGTCATGATATCAGTGGCCAGCAGAGAGATGAGTGCTCGGACATTCACAGTTTATAGCAGCTCcgtgaggctgcacagtggtgctTTGGAGGAAATACCACAGCTAAGCAAAGCTAACATATCTAGAGTAAAATGTCTTCTTATGCAAATTAGCACTTCACACGAAGTACAGTTGATGGTGATGGAAAAGCAGTTCGTTTGGCGTGTATTTTGGTCCTACACCAAAGTGGAaggcaatatttttttttataatagcGACAGATTGCCACTGTGGTCACAAATCATTCAAATATCGAAAAGTTGTCAAAGAGCATTTGGGGGGTTAGTGCATTACtgtaatcacattacatttgtctTCCATGCAGTAAAGTAACACACttatcagtgagttacagctgctgcttttattttcatcagTATGGCCTTCTCCTGCAGCCACCTTAATTCTCTAGACGTGCATCTGAGTCTTGTTCTCACCacaacatttttctgtgaaGTGCTCTTTGGACTGGCTATAATCAACTtggttgttattgttgttgtttactatTTCTTTGTTGAAGAGCATAAAAGACAGCACTCATCAGGATGGAGGTTTGTACTGATGTGGTCATATGTGAGGTTTTATACTATATATAGATCTCGGGTGTTGTTGCAGAATAATTATGCTTCAGTATTGCAatacttaaaaaatatttctaagtcAAGTGTATTACATGACTTTTCTAGAATGACAACCCCTATACAGCTGTTAAGTCATTTCATACAGAAGCACACACGTCATTGTCATAGTGATGCCAGAGGGAAGTCAGGAATTTGCTCAAATTTGGATATATCGTCTTAGAAGCACATACACAACTATTCAATaatttgaggtcacccagataatttcatgttttccatgaaaattcacacttttattcacgtgctaacataactgcacaagggttttctaatcatcaatcagcctttcaacaccattagctaacacaatgtagcattagaacacaggagtgatggttgctggaaatgttcctctgtacccctatggagatattccattaaaaatcagccgtttccagctagaataggcATTTAGCACATTAATGTAGTCTAGACtgaatttctgattaatataatGTCATCTTAATTGAAAAactctgcctttctttcaaaaataagtgaccccaaacttttgaacggtaatgtaTGTCTGTACAAAGGTTTGTGCCACTTCATGTGTTacatgttgatgtttttcacaAGCTGAAACCTTTGATTTGATGGTGATGCTACAAGTCAGAGCACCACCAAAACCAGAAAGAGTCATCTGCAGGGAGTCATGATTGTCATTATCATGATCAAAACCGtatcaaaactaaatattccAAAAGATTAAACAAATGAGGTGTAAACTGTTTAAACCCTTTTACAAATGGAATAGTTGAGAGATGTTGAAAAGTGATGTCAGTATTATACTAATATAGTTATTTAAGCATGCGACTTTGAAATGAGGAGCCACCCAAGACTGATTTCCCCTGATCAAGGTACTGTTTGTGGATTGTAGatttaaattattgttgtgAGGGAGCTTTCGACTTCAGCCCTCTACTCATAGTACGTCATTTGCACCATACATGTTTGGATCATGTTTCATCTCACATTTTGCAGATCcatgaaaaagaggaagaggagatgaATGAGAAGAATGACAACGTCAGCTGTCTGAATGAAGAGCCTCTCATCACAGCAgatcaggtgtgtgtgtgtgtgtgtgtgtgtggcagctgCATCTGCATTCTGCTTTTGATGTTGAGAGAAAGACAGCAGGGTGTAGCGTAAGATTTGAATGAGAGCGGTGCTCGAGTCCGTTTCATCCTATACCTGTTCAGTCATAATGAAATTTTGTTTACAGTAGTTGTTTGTGTTAGCGTCAGTTTTAGGTGTGCACAGAGATTCTTGCTTTTTTGTTGGCATATGGAATGAGAAGGTCAATAGTGTTTGGATAGGTTGAGCAGGTCTTGAGGACACTATAATGTTTAAAGAGATTCCAAACACCACATTTATCCTGTGCAGGGAGGCCAAAATGGGCCCAAATCCAGCAAGCAAGGATTCAAATTGTGGATAAAGCCATGTAGTAGATAACGTTGTGACCATCCCGGCTTAATACACATACGTTTCAACCAGTTGAATTTGTATTCTCGTCCAGATAACCAAAGTATTAGATAAAATTTCTTACAGGTTGCATCAGATGAGATTGGGATGTGTAGGATGATGAAATCGTGCATCAGTTGTTACTTTCATCTCTATATACACACTCCGAGTGTTCAATCGTCTTCCTTGTGTCAGGATGGTGCCTGGTGAACTTCCAACTTTGTTTTCCGTTTAAAATGGATCTGATTACGTTTTAGCCATCAGTGTCATGTTTGCTACAACTGTTGTATAATAATTTGCAGATGCTCTTTTTGGAGAGTTTTGAGATAACTTGTTGAATATTAAGTAGTCATGAATATATttagtatatatttttatttgtgatgCTATTCAATCATGTATTATAGCATTGCTAATAAAGAATTATAGGTGTGAAATTTCTTGGTGatccattttctttcatttcagttttatttatatagcgccaattcaCTACATgtgtcatctcatagcacttcacACAGTAAGAGGAACAGAGAAATAAATATGAAGTTTGCTTTGGATTCCCTTTGTATGCTCATAAAGGAGGCTTTGAGCATTTTAGTAGCTACTGAACAGCTATCGACATATGTTTACCTACCCGTCTCTCAGTCTCTACCCTGTCCATCCATTCGTCCACTTATATCTAACCgacttcctctctttctctctttaagGTCATTGAGGAGATAGTTGAGATGATGGAGAACTCGCCAGATCCTGGTGAaacggaggaggaggatgaggaggagagcAGCCACTGCTCCTCTCGGACCAATCCCTCCCTGCTGGAGGAGATCAGACAGCTGTCACAGGCCTCCAACAACAACTGCTCCTATGAAGGTACAGCTAGGGACAATCCAtttcaccaaaaacacaaaaaaaacaaaaaaaactgaagcttCCTAACTAAAACTTGGACTTCTGGTAACCCACATATTGCTCCTTGTAGATTTGGTTGTTTAACCTTTAGATGCATGAGTAATTGGActctacactcttccataagtgggtcaaaaacgACTAGTATAAGAATCTTTGTTTTTatacaattttgtcattttggttaagaataatcatttatatTATTGTTTGCATTATATTTATGTCCACACAacaatgatttcatgtttgaaatgtgtttgtttttcatgttatatcagattttgaaaattattgataTTTGCACAAGACGAATAtcacacagaacagcaacagaagaatgtCGACATCCATTCTgtagacatttttccactcttttcctccagctgttgctgctctccaagCATGTGGacttcatcacctcttgtatgatattatcagtgatagaAAGTTTGGGGTAGTAATACAATTATTACAATTTCCGTAAGTATTAAAGGTAACCTAAAAAttgaaatggaatgatatcaaaaatgtttttgtaggaatagctggaatatgaaacGATAGaagcttttcattacaaagatactGGAAGAAAACGACGTCTCTGGGTCATTTTTTGACCCACATATGCATCTAGGGGTTAAAAAggttggtgattttttttttttaaggtgacATGTCAagtaaaacatcaataaaagtCCAAAGCTGAGACCCTCCTCAGATGAGTCCTTGCCATGACGTGGACATAAGAAATACTATCACCTCTATTTCTGGAAGCTCTAGCACCAAGGCCACTTAAATAGACACCTAGATCAAGGACACAGACTCATGAACAACAAAGAATGATGAGGTGTGTACTGTCAGATTCAGTCTTCAAATCTCATTTTTGGGGAGATATTCACTCCGGCCAGCGGAGTCACCAGGATGCCCTTCTTTGATTTAGTGATCCACGTGGTGAGATTAGTCATCCCATTTACGCAGGTCCATAGGTGAGGGTTCAAGAGGACATCGTGTTCTCTGCCATAAGGTGTCCTGTCGCTGAACATATTGGAGGTCTGTGTGGCTCCTCTGTTGGAGTCGCGTTAATTTGTCCTGACCACTGCGGGAATGTGAGATGGCAGAGCGCTGCTGAGCTGAGCATGCACAGCTGTCTAAATACATTCATTTGCTGTTACAGTGACACATTATGATTGGTTAATGGCTTGACATCAGCATTTTAGAAAAGTAACTACAAAAGGCATGTTTTTTAGATGTTCCTCTAGGCCTCGCTAAATTATTCATAAACACACTGAACAGTTTGTGACAAACATACTGTTGTCCCTCACGTGTCAAAGTTAGAAAGTAACTGGAGCCACTGATGTAAAGCAACCAAAAGAGGacagctgttttttgttgttgttgttgttgttttcttttgttatcAATGCATAACAGCTGATAATACAACCTGTGTTTTACACTGTGGTTGGTAGTTGAATGtacaaaagtttgaggtcacttagataTGTCTTTATGATATAGTCCTCATGTAactaaaagaaataaacaagaaaagcactcagagcacagcactccaccaaggctactcattccttgtatcatttctgaaatctttaacaaatctgtggatccacactataagctgcatcatcacttggtccttgtgccattcctgaccttccctgaaaatttcatccaaatccgtttttgagtaattgtACTAgcaaataaacagacaaaccaacaccgatcgtcacataataataatattaataattactAGCTTTATCATTAAACAGTAACTATTAATATGGTGCATTATTATACAGCACTTTTATGTCGTAGTTTTTCATCTTCAGATGGCAGAAGAAACCTTCTTTAGCTGAACATTTGACAagggtgtgtttgttttctgcaccaGCGTACTTTCGATAAGCTGCTTCTTGATGAGCTGCTGGAAGCACACTTTCAAAAATATATTCCCACTTCTGAACTTGTGCCAGCAGTAAGTAGAAGGCAAGCTGCAGAGTCTGGGGTGGGTGTAACTGAGCGTTCTTTCATGCTGTACTGCAACACTGCAGACGTGTATTTTACATTACCCAGTACTAcaaaaagacatgttttttccccctctttatTTACACAATAACAAACACCTTATTAAAAACATGTCTCCCAAACTTCAGTTCTGTATCCGGTGGGTACtcattatttacaaaaatcCTTCAGCgtatttctctttttctctatGACTTTGCTCATCATGGTCATTTTTGCTTCCACTGTACATTGCATTATCAGCAGGGACTAGCCAGTACTTAATTAGTGTCTGTTTGATATGAGAAATGACTGTATTTAACAGGCCGTGGTGTTTCATGTTGCCAATGATAATGTCATGGATTCCACACAGCAAAATCAGATTCTGAACACAGATTATCAGTTTGTTGGTGGAGTCCTGGTTGAATCTAGCTGACTCACACAACCTGCCCTTCTCACCCTCCCAAATCCATCCTGCAGGTCTGAGCCTTATGCCCAGCTCAGCGCTTGTTGAGCTGCTGCAGCGAGTGGAGGCCGCCATCCGTGAGTACTCGGAGGAGCTGGTCAGCCAGCTGGCCCGGCGTGACGAGCTGGAGTTCGAGAAGGAGGTGAAGAACACGTTCATCACGGCGCTGATGGAGGTGCAGAACAGGCAGAAGGAGCAGCGAGACGGCAGCAGACGCAGACGCCGGGACAAGGCCCTGAGTCTGCAGGGAGGAGGGACGTTGCCTGCGAACGGAGGGAATGCAGGCTCCACAGGCCGCACGGAGAAGACGGGAACTATGCCCGTCAAGGTGAGGAGCAGGGGCCGGGTGCTGGCGACCTTGTACCCTTTGCACGGCATTTAATCACTTGCATTGCCACGTAGGAGCATGTGTAGGAGCCGTAACTGCAGTCCTTTCACGCAAGATCGATCCAAACCTCTGCTCTCCCAGTGTCACTACAGCAGTGTTAATGATGCTATAGTGAATATTTCCACCGCCATGAGTTGTGTTTGTGAATGTACAGTGAGAAAGGTGAACCACAGCACCTGACAGTTCCTGCTCTTCAGCCCCTCTGACTGTTAGCATAATGGATCTCAGGTCCATTAGCCTCTAAAATACATATTCCAGGAAAGATCCTAAAGTGGCAGTGACCCATCATCTGTGTACAGTAACAGACTTGTCCAGTAAGAGAGGAACAGCTTAATGGATTTTCCCTCCATGAAAGGCAGCAGCAGTGTTTTTATCCGGAGACTGATAGTACCTGAGGCTCCATTAATGAAGTAATATCAATGTACAGATGACTTAATGATGCAGGCGCGATGTACACAATGAAACTGATTGTGTCTCAGTATGGTGTGCTGAAATCTTCCGAAGGTTCTTGCAGTGTACACAACCAGATTTCAGGCAGTCAGTTTATCAGATGATCAGTTTGTAATATTGGTCTCTTTGTGCCTGTCTGTGTGTCATGGTTGTGACGTGCAGCGTTTCAGCATGGAGGGACTGTCCAACATCCTTCAGACGGGCATCAGACAGACATTTGGAAGCACAGGGAATGACAAGCAGGTGAGGTTAAATGTAATAAGAAAGTTTCAAGTGTGACATTCAATGTTCTGCTTGGAAGTCCTGGATCCAGGCATTCATCTGAACAACTGGTTGACATGTGCTACTATTCAGAACACTGCAGCAGACCAGGTGTACCCTCTGATGACAACAGCATGCATTGATGACAACAGCTTCTTTCAGGAGGATAATGTCCTGCAGCACAGTGCTTATTGTTGAGGAACCTGATGAAGTGTTGAAGATGTGACTCTGGCCTCCAAATTTCCCTGATCTCAGTCTAATCTAACACATGAAGGTTGTGTTGAGGTAGCTAGTCTGATCTGTGGCCTCTCCACCTCGAAGCTTATAGAATTTAAAGCATAGTGTCAGATTCACAAGGCACTTTCAGGACTCAAAAGGTTTGTAATAATAACAGGTTGCATTCCTAAATTTTGGGTTCAGGTGTTGGGGTTGCCCTTGTGTTTGGAGTACGGATTGGACCTTTAACCTTGGAGAGAGTAGAAAAAAGGCTTGCAGTTTACAGACAGACTGAAGAGGTCAATAAATTGGGAAACATTTTCCCTCCATTCATGACCTCATTCATTGTGCGTTTAATATGAAGCAGCTATCTAGCTTAGTGTAGTTAGCTGTTTCCCCCAGCTGCCTACAATGCTAATAGTTAGCTGTTACCCCGGTACTTAGGCTAAGCTAAGCCCCAGCTTTGTATTTAATGGAAAGCTATTTAAGTGCTATCAATGTTCTTTTCTGCCTTTTGGGAAGAAAGTGAATAACCCAACCCACCTTGCCTTAATGTGGGTGACCATTACTATAAGCTCAGTGTAGTGTCGTGTCAAGAATAATTAGCTAACAAATAAAATTGCACTGTAAGCCTGACTATTAAATATCCTATTTCTCTGTTAAACCCTTGTAACCTTGACTCTGTTTCAGTATCTAAACACAGTCATTCCATATGAGAAGAAAGGCACCCCTCCATCTGTTGACGACCTTCAGATGATCACAAACAGTAAGTATCCAGACCACCACATCTGTAACAAAAAACAGTAGTAAGTGTAAAATGTGAATTGGACATCTGCCTGTCACTCCAGCTGGTGGAGGCAGACTGCTGCTCTGAATCTGGTTCTGTCAGAGAGTTTGTTTGTGTTAAAAGGAAGATTTCCCTCCACACTTTTAGCAAGTGCTGCTTTAGGAGGAGTTACAGGGTTGCTTTCTAAAATATTATTGAGTGGCCTGAGATcgtttattactccgccaaggaatgcaatGAAATTATGAGATGATTggcgtttgtttgtttgtctattAGAAACATTATTCTAAAACAGACTAACAaacttggatgaaattttctgggaagatcagaaacgacacaaggaccaagtgattagattttggcagtgacgccgcttatagtctggatccacttatttgttaaatatttctgtatcattgtgagacagtggcatggtgtcactgtaactatgactacaaatgaacactacatcagcagCCTGCTAaagatcacatgattgtaatcctactacaaatcgaccgctgctgacttattgggacttaccGGTCAAaagtgatacaaggaacaactgaatAAATTATGGGGGTGATTtagagtcccatcaattcctgccgcccatACACAACGTACACACGCCTCTGCTCAgctcaaggtcattttgtttgtgggtacatctgtattaaatgaccacattctatgttgcatgatttctgatcatcaaaaactaataaacaaatgctgcatttctgacaacgTCATGGAGAAATGAACAGCCTTGACGGAGTACTGCTTTtgctgagtgcttttctagttttgtaaactgaactgaaagttAATAAATGAAAGAAGTTGATCTTCAGAATGGATACGTTTAGACTtagtttctgtattttctgcatAGTTCTCTATGCCATGAAGGAGGACAGTGAGAAGGTGCCTACACTGCTGACTGACTACATATTAAAAGGTAAGCACAATACCATGAGATTTAACACTCGTATGAAGTAATTGTGTGACCACACACTGCAAAGGTTAGACGATTAGGAGAGTGAGTATTATGTACACTATCGAATATTATCTATTAAATTCAGCTACCGCGAAGTTGAAATGCCAGAATTGCTGCAAGAATTGACTAATGTGCTGTGCTACATCTCTCTTTCTAGTCCTGTGTCCTACCTAAAGCACCGCCAGGCCAGGGGCCACAGTGTGATGGAGAAATCTTCCCCCGAGGGCTTTTCAAACCTTCTCGCCTCTGGCCCGAGCTGCATGACCTTCCCCTCTTTTACCATTATCAACCATGGATCCTCACCATTGACATTATCATATTCACCTCAACTACAACTACTGCCTTTCGCTGAGCTCACCTCTTCCCCTCCCACACATTAGGTTCAGGCCAGACCCCAAAATGGCCGCCGACTGAATAACAAGTGGGACGGCCAGTTCCCACTTTTAACGGACTTCACTAATGGAGCATGACATGCTTTTAACAATCACAGCAAAACTTTGGATACACAGGGATACAGTGTTACCACTGCTTTCTTTTTCCTAAGTTCTCTACTTTACtgtctcttgttttcttttttctttttttttgtttcctacaACAGAATTTCAGAGTTGCCAAGTCTCATTCCTAAACAGACCTCTTAACCACTGGAGTTTGGTGATAGTTTTATGCATTGATTCATGGACTAcactgtcaaataaatgaaatgccATACTGCATCCACATACATCTCCCTGCATTGTTtcagatgaaaaagaaaagtgatTCTTTTGAATACAAAAGCCATGCACCTTTTTCTGCCAACTTAGTACTGTAGCTCCATGCGACTGAAGAGAAACACACTACTATTACGGGTGCAGTGCAttacaaagcttttttttttcttttttctttcactatCTGAATATCCAGTGCTcttctgactttttttgtactttcttttcatttgtattttaatgtttgatgtAAACTCTGTTGCtgattttctacttttatttactGTATCATCAGAGCAACAAGCTTCTGTGCATTCCGCCATGTTCAGCCACGTGGAGGTGTATCACCGACTTTTCCTTGGATATCATCCCCCAATGAGACGAGCTCATTTCATTGAAGGTGTGCATATTTGCATATTGGCATATTTATGACTTCCTTTGCGCCATGTAGGTGAATGTTACATCGCTAATCGCAAATTCTAATAAACATTCTACCCTAAAGCTGCGTGCATTTGCTTCTTTCTATCTTCCTCTTTGAAGTGTAGCAGGTAACACAATCTGCTAGTTAGTAGTTGGAAATAACATCATTTTATTGGGTCATTTTTTCAGAGAAGCTTTCTTCCTCAGCACACGGTCCCACCAAATTCTGTTACTTAATAGactttaaattcaacaaattatTCTCATCTTTTGATGGAATCTGCTTTCAAAGTGTTTACAGACATTAGCAGTTGAGTGAGATGCAGGAAAAGCCAGTCAGAGGACACAATGGGCTGTGGGCAGCAAAAAGGACTTCTGGAGGTGTTGTAATGTTTCTGCGGAATCCACAGTAa
This genomic stretch from Acanthochromis polyacanthus isolate Apoly-LR-REF ecotype Palm Island chromosome 17, KAUST_Apoly_ChrSc, whole genome shotgun sequence harbors:
- the fez1 gene encoding fasciculation and elongation protein zeta-1 isoform X2; protein product: MEAPLVCLDEEFEDLRPCRMDELDHPALNNSSYSTSTTTTTTTTTTIPLASITREDFSELENFSEMMSFKSMEDLVNEFDEKLNVCFHNYNTKTEGLAPIRNQSHNQEDEERLQDEDVWDALTDNYISTWDGADSEGLNGNLSDQEIHEKEEEEMNEKNDNVSCLNEEPLITADQVIEEIVEMMENSPDPGETEEEDEEESSHCSSRTNPSLLEEIRQLSQASNNNCSYEGLSLMPSSALVELLQRVEAAIREYSEELVSQLARRDELEFEKEVKNTFITALMEVQNRQKEQRDGSRRRRRDKALSLQGGGTLPANGGNAGSTGRTEKTGTMPVKRFSMEGLSNILQTGIRQTFGSTGNDKQNTAADQVYPLMTTACIDDNSFFQEDNVLQHSAYC
- the fez1 gene encoding fasciculation and elongation protein zeta-1 isoform X1, whose amino-acid sequence is MEAPLVCLDEEFEDLRPCRMDELDHPALNNSSYSTSTTTTTTTTTTIPLASITREDFSELENFSEMMSFKSMEDLVNEFDEKLNVCFHNYNTKTEGLAPIRNQSHNQEDEERLQDEDVWDALTDNYISTWDGADSEGLNGNLSDQEIHEKEEEEMNEKNDNVSCLNEEPLITADQVIEEIVEMMENSPDPGETEEEDEEESSHCSSRTNPSLLEEIRQLSQASNNNCSYEGLSLMPSSALVELLQRVEAAIREYSEELVSQLARRDELEFEKEVKNTFITALMEVQNRQKEQRDGSRRRRRDKALSLQGGGTLPANGGNAGSTGRTEKTGTMPVKRFSMEGLSNILQTGIRQTFGSTGNDKQYLNTVIPYEKKGTPPSVDDLQMITNILYAMKEDSEKVPTLLTDYILKVLCPT
- the fez1 gene encoding fasciculation and elongation protein zeta-1 isoform X3, which gives rise to MEAPLVCLDEEFEDLRPCRMDELDHPALNNSSYSTSTTTTTTTTTTIPLASITREDFSELENFSEMMSFKSMEDLVNEFDEKLNVCFHNYNTKTEGLAPIRNQSHNQEDEERLQDEDVWDALTDNYISTWDGADSEGLNGNLSDQEVIEEIVEMMENSPDPGETEEEDEEESSHCSSRTNPSLLEEIRQLSQASNNNCSYEGLSLMPSSALVELLQRVEAAIREYSEELVSQLARRDELEFEKEVKNTFITALMEVQNRQKEQRDGSRRRRRDKALSLQGGGTLPANGGNAGSTGRTEKTGTMPVKRFSMEGLSNILQTGIRQTFGSTGNDKQYLNTVIPYEKKGTPPSVDDLQMITNILYAMKEDSEKVPTLLTDYILKVLCPT